One region of Danio rerio strain Tuebingen ecotype United States chromosome 5, GRCz12tu, whole genome shotgun sequence genomic DNA includes:
- the LOC564748 gene encoding LRRN4 C-terminal-like protein isoform X1 — MGVMLVCEYPVTLLFLVSFHHFSFVSSSSSSSSQNATQPRSTHSEVMSSFDEYDEETPTASPSSSSTSALDLNPCDYDMCVEQQQTCMDLAKVENCLCPGLSDLFTRPSPPRISHLTQQGGRGVVVHWCAPTSIINSYIVLVKNKDRVISSREVEQHKRALVLEDVEAQAVVCVEAVNKGGVSEEDDQSCANFEPKHADSGLALKLGIIGGVVGLILLLILALLLWRHKRRQKFTARSETEGVL, encoded by the exons ATGG GAGTCATGTTGGTGTGTGAATATCCCGTCACTCTTCTCTTCCTCGTCAGCTTTCACCACTTTTCTTTTGTGTCATCATCTTCCTCATCCTCATCTCAGAATGCCACTCAACCCCGTTCCACCCACTCTGAAGTGATGAGTagttttgatgaatatgatgaagAAACCCCCACAGCATCCCCCAGCTCATCCTCCACCAGCGCTCTGGATCTCAACCCGTGTGACTACGACATGTGTGTGGAGCAGCAGCAAACCTGCATGGATCTTGCAAAGGTGGAAAACTGCCTCTGCCCGGGTTTGAGTGATCTCTTCACGCGCCCGAGCCCCCCACGCATCTCCCATCTGACTCAACAGGGTGGCAGAGGAGTTGTGGTGCACTGGTGTGCTCCCACCTCTATCATCAACAGCTACATTGTCCTGGTGAAAAACAAAGACAGAGTTATTAGTAGTAGGGAGGTGGAGCAGCATAAGAGGGCGTTGGTGTTGGAGGATGTGGAGGCTCAAGCAGTGGTGTGTGTAGAAGCGGTGAATAAAGGTGGCGTCAGCGAAGAGGACGATCAATCATGTGCCAACTTTGAACCCAAGCATGCAGATTCTGGATTAGCCCTGAAACTGGGCATTATTGGCGGAGTGGTGGGACTCATTCTACTGCTGATTCTAGCTCTGCTGTTGTGGAGACATAAAAGGCGACAGAAATTTACAGCCCGGAGTGAGACAGAGGGGGTCCTGTGA
- the LOC564748 gene encoding LRRN4 C-terminal-like protein isoform X2 has protein sequence MLVCEYPVTLLFLVSFHHFSFVSSSSSSSSQNATQPRSTHSEVMSSFDEYDEETPTASPSSSSTSALDLNPCDYDMCVEQQQTCMDLAKVENCLCPGLSDLFTRPSPPRISHLTQQGGRGVVVHWCAPTSIINSYIVLVKNKDRVISSREVEQHKRALVLEDVEAQAVVCVEAVNKGGVSEEDDQSCANFEPKHADSGLALKLGIIGGVVGLILLLILALLLWRHKRRQKFTARSETEGVL, from the coding sequence ATGTTGGTGTGTGAATATCCCGTCACTCTTCTCTTCCTCGTCAGCTTTCACCACTTTTCTTTTGTGTCATCATCTTCCTCATCCTCATCTCAGAATGCCACTCAACCCCGTTCCACCCACTCTGAAGTGATGAGTagttttgatgaatatgatgaagAAACCCCCACAGCATCCCCCAGCTCATCCTCCACCAGCGCTCTGGATCTCAACCCGTGTGACTACGACATGTGTGTGGAGCAGCAGCAAACCTGCATGGATCTTGCAAAGGTGGAAAACTGCCTCTGCCCGGGTTTGAGTGATCTCTTCACGCGCCCGAGCCCCCCACGCATCTCCCATCTGACTCAACAGGGTGGCAGAGGAGTTGTGGTGCACTGGTGTGCTCCCACCTCTATCATCAACAGCTACATTGTCCTGGTGAAAAACAAAGACAGAGTTATTAGTAGTAGGGAGGTGGAGCAGCATAAGAGGGCGTTGGTGTTGGAGGATGTGGAGGCTCAAGCAGTGGTGTGTGTAGAAGCGGTGAATAAAGGTGGCGTCAGCGAAGAGGACGATCAATCATGTGCCAACTTTGAACCCAAGCATGCAGATTCTGGATTAGCCCTGAAACTGGGCATTATTGGCGGAGTGGTGGGACTCATTCTACTGCTGATTCTAGCTCTGCTGTTGTGGAGACATAAAAGGCGACAGAAATTTACAGCCCGGAGTGAGACAGAGGGGGTCCTGTGA